In Fructilactobacillus cliffordii, a single genomic region encodes these proteins:
- a CDS encoding xanthine phosphoribosyltransferase, which translates to MDALKHAIETNGTVLPGNILKVNSFLNHQIDPQLMQQIGQAFADYFQKAGITKILTVEASGIAPAVLTGLAMHLPVVFARKSKSLVVKDDVYSAEVYSYTKNTNNHIYVEKPFLDNTDRVLIIDDFLANGEATKGLIKITEAAGASVGGIGIVIEKTFQPGGTYLRDHGYDVLSLAQIASLDNQQVKFAN; encoded by the coding sequence ATGGACGCACTAAAACACGCCATTGAAACGAACGGAACCGTTTTACCGGGGAACATTTTAAAGGTTAATTCCTTTTTAAATCATCAAATTGATCCCCAACTGATGCAACAAATTGGGCAAGCTTTTGCGGATTACTTTCAAAAGGCTGGCATCACCAAGATTCTAACGGTAGAAGCCTCTGGAATTGCGCCAGCCGTTTTAACTGGCTTAGCCATGCACCTTCCCGTCGTGTTTGCCCGGAAAAGTAAATCACTAGTAGTTAAGGACGACGTGTACAGTGCGGAAGTTTATTCCTACACGAAAAATACCAACAACCACATTTACGTTGAAAAGCCATTTTTAGATAATACCGATCGCGTGCTCATCATTGATGACTTTTTAGCCAACGGGGAAGCCACCAAGGGTTTGATTAAGATTACGGAAGCCGCTGGGGCCAGCGTGGGCGGCATCGGCATCGTGATTGAAAAGACCTTCCAACCTGGAGGAACATACCTGCGTGATCATGGTTACGACGTACTGTCGCTAGCTCAAATTGCCTCTTTAGATAACCAGCAGGTCAAATTTGCAAACTAG
- a CDS encoding ATP-dependent Clp protease ATP-binding subunit, whose amino-acid sequence MADSLTPSAKRVLNIAQDQARSFKHQAVGTEHLLLALTLEKTGIAYETLTQLSITDQDVFEEIEQRLGYGNLDAEDTTYLSYSPKMREIIALAARIAQQYGSLKVGPEHLLLALTTDEKGVAARIMAGLGTTPEEVRKITIRKMGVPDQGVGAAREQQTDESQTPTLDSLAKDLTKTARDGQLDPIIGRNREIRRAIQVLSRRTKNNPVLIGEPGVGKTAIAEGLAQKIVQKKVPEDMLNKRIMMLDMGSLVAGTKYRGEFENRLKKVINEIQTSGNVILFVDELHTLIGAGGAEGAIDASNILKPALARGELQMMGATTLDEYQKHIESDAALERRFATIQVNEPSVQEAKEILRGLRPKYEEHHHVKITDGAIDAAVDLSNRYISDRFLPDKAIDLMDEAAAKVRIDELQGTSPVLKKQQELEEARRDKDQAIEDQRFDDAVSIRAHEQELEQELAKLQKKSDQQRQRENNEHQYKLRETAEDVARIVAEWTGVPVTKLQKSDTEQLINLETKLHKHVIGQDQAVSAVARAVRRARSGLKDPNRPIGSFLFLGPTGVGKTELAKQLAATMFGSADDMIRVDMSEFMEKYSTSRLVGSAPGYVGYDEGGQLTEKVRNHPYSVVLLDEVEKAHPDVFNMLLQVLDDGYLTDSKGRKVDFRNTIIIMTSNLGATALQQQKTVGFETDQTRNRDREMKKVIDEQVKQFFRPEFLNRIDETVYFHSLTKSELHQIVKLLTHKLVTRVEAQGYELRLTPAAIDAVVAKGYQPEYGARPLRRAIQTLIEDPLSEDLLAGKFEKGDRITVGARKNEITITSKAPKLV is encoded by the coding sequence ATGGCAGATTCATTGACTCCGAGTGCCAAACGAGTATTAAACATCGCGCAGGATCAAGCTCGTAGCTTTAAGCATCAAGCAGTGGGGACCGAACACCTCCTGCTGGCGCTGACGCTAGAAAAAACCGGAATTGCCTACGAAACCTTAACGCAGTTGTCCATCACGGATCAAGATGTATTTGAAGAAATTGAACAACGGCTTGGCTACGGTAATCTGGATGCAGAGGATACTACGTACTTAAGTTACTCACCGAAAATGCGTGAAATCATTGCCTTGGCCGCTCGGATTGCCCAACAATACGGCAGCCTAAAGGTCGGACCTGAACACCTGCTGTTGGCTTTAACGACTGACGAAAAGGGAGTTGCTGCCCGAATCATGGCTGGCTTAGGTACCACTCCAGAAGAAGTTCGCAAGATTACGATTCGTAAGATGGGAGTGCCAGATCAGGGCGTGGGCGCTGCGCGTGAACAACAAACTGATGAAAGCCAAACCCCTACGTTGGATTCGTTGGCAAAGGATCTCACTAAGACAGCTCGCGATGGTCAACTGGATCCGATTATCGGTCGGAACCGGGAAATCAGACGGGCCATTCAGGTCTTGAGTCGGCGAACGAAAAATAACCCCGTTTTAATTGGAGAACCAGGGGTCGGAAAGACCGCGATTGCGGAAGGCCTGGCTCAAAAAATTGTTCAAAAGAAGGTTCCGGAGGACATGTTGAACAAGCGGATTATGATGCTGGACATGGGATCCTTAGTGGCTGGAACCAAGTACCGGGGTGAATTTGAAAACCGCTTGAAGAAAGTGATTAACGAAATTCAAACCAGCGGGAACGTAATCCTGTTTGTGGACGAACTGCACACCTTGATTGGGGCTGGTGGAGCTGAAGGAGCGATTGATGCTTCGAATATCTTAAAACCAGCGTTAGCCCGGGGTGAACTCCAAATGATGGGGGCCACTACCTTAGATGAATATCAAAAACACATTGAGTCGGATGCAGCGTTAGAACGCCGCTTTGCCACGATTCAAGTCAACGAGCCATCGGTACAAGAGGCGAAAGAAATCCTGCGTGGGTTACGGCCGAAGTATGAGGAACATCACCACGTTAAAATTACGGATGGCGCAATTGATGCTGCCGTGGACCTGTCTAACCGGTACATTAGTGACCGCTTTTTGCCGGATAAAGCTATCGACCTGATGGATGAAGCAGCTGCTAAAGTTCGTATTGACGAACTGCAGGGCACGAGCCCGGTTTTGAAGAAACAACAAGAACTAGAAGAAGCTCGGCGCGATAAAGATCAAGCCATTGAAGATCAACGCTTTGACGATGCCGTTTCCATCCGGGCGCACGAGCAAGAGCTGGAACAAGAGTTAGCCAAGCTGCAAAAGAAAAGTGACCAACAACGGCAACGTGAAAATAACGAGCACCAGTACAAATTACGCGAAACTGCAGAAGATGTGGCGCGGATTGTGGCTGAGTGGACGGGGGTTCCGGTCACAAAGCTCCAGAAATCTGATACCGAACAGTTGATTAACCTTGAAACGAAACTACACAAACACGTAATTGGTCAAGACCAGGCTGTTTCGGCGGTGGCCAGAGCCGTGCGGCGGGCCCGGAGTGGTTTGAAGGATCCGAACCGGCCGATTGGGTCGTTCCTCTTCCTAGGACCAACTGGGGTCGGAAAAACGGAACTGGCCAAGCAACTGGCCGCCACGATGTTTGGCTCGGCTGATGACATGATTCGGGTTGACATGAGTGAATTCATGGAGAAATACTCGACTAGTCGTTTGGTTGGGTCTGCGCCTGGTTACGTGGGTTACGACGAAGGTGGACAACTGACTGAAAAGGTGCGGAATCACCCGTACTCAGTGGTCTTGCTTGACGAAGTAGAAAAGGCGCATCCAGACGTTTTTAACATGTTGCTACAAGTCTTAGATGATGGTTACCTGACTGATTCTAAGGGACGGAAGGTTGATTTTCGCAATACGATTATCATCATGACTTCGAACCTGGGCGCCACGGCCTTGCAACAGCAAAAGACGGTCGGGTTTGAAACTGATCAGACGCGGAATCGTGATCGGGAAATGAAAAAGGTCATTGACGAACAGGTCAAACAGTTCTTCCGGCCTGAATTCCTGAACCGGATTGACGAAACGGTTTACTTCCACTCCCTGACTAAGTCAGAACTCCACCAAATTGTGAAGTTGCTGACGCATAAGTTGGTTACCCGGGTGGAAGCCCAGGGTTACGAACTGCGCTTGACGCCAGCGGCAATTGATGCGGTAGTAGCGAAAGGTTACCAACCAGAATATGGGGCTCGGCCGTTACGGCGGGCCATCCAAACTCTGATTGAGGATCCGTTGAGTGAAGATCTCTTAGCCGGTAAATTCGAAAAGGGTGATCGAATCACGGTTGGCGCCCGGAAAAACGAAATTACCATTACTAGTAAGGCACCCAAACTAGTTTAA
- the rpoC gene encoding DNA-directed RNA polymerase subunit beta', with protein MVDVNKFKSMQVGLAAPETIRSWSFGEVKKPETINYRTLKPEKDGLFDERIFGPTKDWKCACGKYKGIRYKGIVCDRCGVEVTRAKVRRERMGHIELAAPVTHIWYYKGIPSRMGLVLDMSPRSLEEVIYFAAYVVTDPGNTPMEKKQLLTEQEYRDKKREYGTRFEAKIGAEAIRTLLSDVDLEKEVGELKEELKSATGQKRTRAIRRLDILEAFLTSGNQLTWMVMDAIPVMPPDLRPMVQLEGGRFATSDLNDLYRRVINRNNRLKRLLDLHAPGIIVQNEKRMLQEAVDALIDNGRRGRPVAGPGNRPLKSLSHLLKGKQGRFRQNLLGKRVDYSGRSVIDVGPWLKLSQMGLPVSMALELFKPFIMHELVERGLASNVKNAKREIERKDDVVFDVLPDVIKEHPVLLNRAPTLHRLGIQAFEPVLVSGNSMRLHPLVCAAYNADFDGDQMAIHVPLSEEAQAESRLLMAAAGHILAPKDGKPVVAPSQDMVIGNYYLTMEEPNREGEGMIFNDPDEVELAYRDGLVHWHSRIGIPAAAYPDKPFTDDQQDKIMVTSVGKVLFNQILPKAFTYLNEPTDTNLHGYVPDEYFLEPGEDIHEHIANAELVRPFKKGFLSDIIAEVYDQYKVTETSELLDRIKDLGNDESTKSGLTVGMSDIMDLHEKPKVVAAAHKKVDTITKQFRRGLITDQERYERVVNVWNEARDEIQDQLMKNFDPENPIFMMSDSGARGNISNFTQLAGMRGLMASPDGKIMELPITSNFREGMSVLEMFISTHGARKGMTDTALKTANSGYLTRRLVDVAQDVIIREKDCGTDRGLTVTAITEGNEMIEPLYDRILGRNAMKTVTNPQTGEVIVDRNEMIDDKKAQAIVDAGIEAVEIRSAFTCNTPHGVCERCYGQNLATGDEVEVGEAVGTVAAQSIGEPGTQLTLRTFHTGGVASNTDITQGLPRVQEIFEARNPKGKSTISEVTGVVELIEEDPAEGVKEITIQGKADTRKYKVPLTARMRVAEGDTVRRGEALNEGSIDPKELLKIRDTLSTETYLLTAVQEVYRRQGVEVNDKHAEIMVRQMLRKVRVMDPGDTDILPGTLIDIDDFKEQNRDAVMTGKVPATARPVLLGITKAALETNSFLSAASFQETTRVLTDAAIRGKVDPLIGLKENVIIGKLLPAGTGVHEYEDIEPEELGQTADQGVTAPSDQTTSVDGDDAE; from the coding sequence ATGGTTGATGTGAACAAATTTAAGAGCATGCAAGTTGGGTTAGCTGCTCCCGAAACGATCCGCAGTTGGTCGTTTGGAGAAGTTAAGAAGCCAGAAACCATTAACTACCGGACGTTGAAACCGGAAAAAGACGGTTTATTCGACGAACGGATCTTTGGACCAACCAAGGACTGGAAATGTGCCTGTGGGAAGTACAAAGGAATCCGGTACAAGGGAATTGTTTGTGATCGCTGTGGTGTAGAAGTTACCCGTGCTAAGGTCCGGCGGGAACGGATGGGCCACATTGAATTAGCAGCCCCTGTTACCCACATTTGGTATTACAAGGGAATCCCGAGCCGGATGGGCTTGGTCTTAGACATGAGTCCGCGCTCACTTGAAGAAGTCATCTACTTTGCTGCTTACGTTGTAACTGATCCTGGCAACACGCCCATGGAAAAGAAGCAACTCTTAACGGAACAAGAATACCGGGATAAAAAACGGGAATACGGAACGCGCTTTGAAGCTAAAATTGGGGCCGAAGCCATCCGAACGTTGTTATCCGACGTTGATCTTGAAAAAGAAGTTGGTGAACTTAAAGAAGAATTAAAATCCGCGACCGGCCAAAAACGGACCCGGGCTATTCGGCGGTTAGACATTTTGGAAGCCTTTCTGACTTCTGGGAACCAACTAACTTGGATGGTTATGGATGCTATTCCGGTCATGCCACCTGACTTACGGCCCATGGTTCAACTAGAAGGGGGTCGGTTTGCGACCTCTGACTTAAACGACTTGTACCGGCGGGTAATCAACCGGAACAACCGATTGAAACGTCTGCTGGATTTGCATGCTCCAGGCATTATCGTGCAAAACGAAAAACGGATGCTGCAAGAAGCTGTCGATGCCTTAATCGATAACGGACGGCGTGGTCGTCCAGTTGCTGGTCCAGGAAACCGGCCGTTGAAATCTCTGTCTCATCTTTTGAAGGGGAAACAAGGTCGGTTCCGGCAGAACCTGCTCGGAAAGCGGGTCGACTACTCTGGTCGTTCCGTTATCGACGTGGGTCCATGGTTGAAGTTGAGCCAAATGGGACTGCCCGTTTCTATGGCTCTCGAACTGTTCAAGCCGTTCATCATGCATGAATTGGTAGAACGCGGTTTGGCTTCTAACGTAAAGAACGCTAAGCGCGAAATTGAACGAAAGGACGACGTGGTCTTTGATGTCTTGCCAGATGTCATTAAGGAACACCCCGTGCTGTTAAACCGGGCCCCAACCTTGCACCGGTTAGGAATTCAAGCCTTTGAACCTGTGCTGGTTAGTGGAAACTCGATGCGATTGCATCCTTTAGTTTGTGCCGCTTACAACGCCGACTTTGATGGGGACCAAATGGCCATTCACGTGCCACTGTCAGAAGAGGCACAAGCAGAATCACGACTCTTGATGGCTGCTGCGGGACACATTTTGGCTCCTAAAGATGGAAAACCAGTTGTGGCTCCATCACAAGATATGGTAATTGGGAACTACTACCTCACCATGGAAGAACCCAACCGTGAAGGGGAAGGCATGATCTTCAATGATCCTGATGAAGTGGAATTAGCTTATCGGGATGGCTTGGTACACTGGCACAGTCGGATTGGAATTCCAGCGGCTGCTTACCCAGACAAGCCGTTTACGGATGACCAACAAGATAAAATTATGGTAACTTCCGTCGGAAAGGTTCTCTTTAACCAAATCTTACCGAAGGCCTTTACCTACCTCAACGAACCAACTGATACCAACCTACATGGTTACGTTCCGGATGAATACTTCTTGGAACCAGGCGAAGACATTCACGAACACATTGCCAATGCCGAATTAGTTCGTCCTTTCAAGAAAGGCTTCTTATCTGACATCATTGCCGAAGTTTACGATCAATACAAGGTAACGGAAACTTCCGAACTCTTGGATCGCATCAAAGATCTTGGTAACGATGAATCAACGAAGTCGGGATTAACGGTCGGAATGTCTGACATCATGGACCTCCATGAAAAGCCTAAGGTTGTGGCAGCTGCCCACAAGAAGGTTGACACCATTACCAAGCAATTCCGGCGTGGTTTGATTACTGATCAAGAACGTTACGAACGAGTTGTGAACGTTTGGAACGAAGCTCGTGACGAAATCCAAGATCAATTGATGAAGAACTTCGATCCCGAAAACCCAATCTTCATGATGAGTGATTCTGGGGCCCGGGGTAATATCTCTAACTTTACGCAGTTGGCCGGAATGCGGGGCTTGATGGCTTCTCCTGATGGTAAAATCATGGAACTGCCCATCACTTCGAACTTCCGGGAAGGAATGTCCGTTTTGGAAATGTTCATTTCGACCCACGGTGCTCGGAAAGGGATGACCGATACGGCCTTGAAGACGGCCAACTCTGGTTACTTAACCCGGCGGTTAGTTGACGTGGCGCAAGACGTTATCATTCGGGAAAAGGACTGTGGAACTGATCGTGGTTTGACGGTTACCGCCATTACGGAAGGTAACGAAATGATCGAACCACTTTACGACCGAATCTTGGGCCGAAACGCCATGAAGACCGTTACGAACCCACAAACTGGTGAAGTAATTGTGGATCGAAACGAGATGATTGACGACAAGAAGGCCCAAGCTATCGTGGATGCAGGGATTGAAGCCGTTGAAATTCGTTCGGCCTTCACTTGCAACACGCCCCACGGGGTTTGTGAACGTTGTTATGGTCAAAACTTGGCTACTGGTGACGAAGTGGAAGTTGGAGAAGCAGTCGGAACGGTTGCTGCTCAATCCATCGGGGAACCCGGAACGCAGTTAACGTTACGGACTTTCCATACCGGTGGGGTTGCAAGTAACACCGATATCACCCAGGGACTTCCCCGGGTGCAAGAAATCTTTGAAGCACGGAATCCAAAAGGTAAGTCAACCATCAGTGAAGTTACTGGGGTCGTTGAATTAATTGAAGAGGATCCGGCTGAAGGGGTTAAGGAAATCACCATCCAAGGAAAAGCCGATACCAGAAAGTACAAGGTTCCATTGACAGCTCGGATGCGGGTTGCTGAAGGTGACACGGTTCGCCGTGGGGAAGCCTTGAACGAAGGTTCGATTGATCCAAAGGAATTGCTGAAGATCAGAGATACTCTGTCTACGGAAACCTACCTGTTAACGGCGGTGCAAGAAGTTTACCGGCGTCAAGGGGTGGAAGTGAACGATAAGCATGCCGAAATCATGGTTCGGCAGATGTTGCGGAAAGTTCGGGTCATGGATCCGGGTGATACGGACATCTTGCCAGGAACTTTGATTGACATTGATGATTTCAAGGAACAGAACCGGGATGCAGTTATGACTGGCAAGGTTCCAGCCACGGCTCGTCCGGTGCTCCTCGGGATTACGAAGGCTGCCCTAGAAACGAACAGTTTCTTGTCAGCTGCTTCCTTCCAAGAAACGACGCGGGTTCTGACCGACGCTGCTATTCGTGGTAAGGTTGATCCGTTGATTGGATTGAAAGAAAATGTAATTATCGGGAAGTTGTTACCAGCTGGAACGGGTGTTCATGAATATGAAGACATCGAACCAGAAGAACTGGGGCAAACTGCTGATCAAGGAGTGACTGCTCCTTCTGACCAGACGACCAGTGTTGATGGCGACGACGCTGAATAA
- a CDS encoding prepilin peptidase — protein sequence MLFFWFYVGCCCGSFLTVVATRTVQGTSFQTGRSHCQWCQRPLRWWELLPVLSFTCQRGRCRTCHQRLPWSLLIWEVTAGWCFWLSPPVNQASCDWLLFLLSFQLLSTFDSICWGFPTWLLVFPSGLAFVTSQKPLSLIISYTLLYLLLLMINRKGNWIGNGDLDLLWLLLLVFPLTAWCGIILLASLFGLGWLLVMRKRALPFLPLLFDSTLLYLTGLVCFSA from the coding sequence ATGTTATTTTTTTGGTTTTACGTCGGTTGCTGCTGTGGTTCGTTTCTGACCGTAGTCGCCACCCGCACCGTGCAAGGAACATCATTTCAAACGGGGCGATCTCATTGTCAGTGGTGCCAACGACCGTTACGATGGTGGGAACTACTGCCCGTTCTCAGTTTCACCTGCCAACGGGGTCGTTGTCGCACCTGCCACCAGCGGCTCCCGTGGTCTTTATTAATCTGGGAGGTAACCGCTGGGTGGTGCTTTTGGCTTAGTCCGCCCGTCAATCAAGCCAGTTGCGATTGGCTCCTCTTTTTACTGAGTTTTCAACTGCTGAGCACCTTTGACAGCATCTGCTGGGGCTTTCCCACGTGGTTATTAGTTTTTCCAAGCGGCTTGGCCTTCGTGACTAGTCAAAAACCACTATCATTAATCATCAGCTATACTTTGCTATACCTCCTACTCCTCATGATTAATCGCAAGGGAAATTGGATTGGCAACGGTGATCTCGATTTATTGTGGCTCCTGCTTCTCGTTTTTCCTCTAACCGCCTGGTGTGGCATCATCTTACTAGCCTCACTATTTGGCTTGGGTTGGCTACTGGTCATGCGTAAGCGCGCGTTGCCCTTTTTGCCCCTATTATTTGACAGTACTCTCCTCTACCTCACCGGACTGGTTTGCTTCTCAGCTTGA
- a CDS encoding DNA-directed RNA polymerase subunit beta, translated as MAGNVVKYGKHRTRRSYARIKKVLDLPNLIEVQTDSYNWFLDEGLREMFKDIMPIDDFQGKLSLDFVDYQLLEPKYTVAEARAHEVNYSAPLHVTLKLTNHETGEIKTQDVFFGDLPLMTDQGTFIINGAERVIVSQLVRSPGAYYHKELDKNGRESYSATVIPNRGAWMEFATDAKNISYIRIDRTRKLPITELVRALGFGSDDEITDIFGSTSDTLNLTLEKDVHKDASDSRVEEALKDIYERLRPGEPKTAESSRNLLTTRFFDPKRYDMAPVGRYKTNEKLSLKNRLMGAALAETLADPDTGEIIANKGDIIEKELMKKLAPYLERQDFKAYTFNPSPEAVVTDPVTVQIIKVYSNTDPEKVVPVVGNDNISLDYKHITPADMLAQVNYFFNLQEGLGAVDDIDHLSNRRVRSVGELLQNQFRIGLSRMERVVRERMSIQDTATVTPQQLINIRPVVASVKEFFGSSQLSQFMDQTNPLGELTHKRRLSALGPGGITRDRAGYEVRDVNYTHYGRICPIETPEGPNIGLINSFSGYARVNKYGFIESPYRRVDWTTHKVTDKIDYLTAGDEDKYVIAQANSPLNPDGSFRDEQVMARDKSEYVEANTVDVDYMDVSPKQVVSVATACIPFLENDDSNRALMGSNMQRQAVPLLNPHAPLVGTGMEYKTAHDSGVAKIAKYAGTVEYVDAREIKIRRDNGTLDTYELTKFMRSNNGMNYNQTPIVKTGDHVDADEIIADGPAMESGELALGQNPTVAFMTWQGYNFEDAIAISEKLVKEDAYTSIHIEEYESETRDTKLGPEEMTREIPNVGEDALKDLDENGIVRIGAEVHDGDILVGKVTPKGMTELSSEERLLHAIFGEKSREVRDTSLRVPHGADGVVQDVKIFSRENGDELQPGVNKMVRVYIAQKRKLQVGDKMAGKHGNKGTVSIVVPEEDMPYMPDGTPVDILLSPMGVPSRMNIGQVLEMHLGMAAKKLGIHVSSPVFDGATSDDVWDAVREAGMAKDGKTILYDGRTGEPFDKPVAVGVMGYLKLNHMSEDKIHARSIGPYSLVTQQPLGGKAQFGGQRFGEMEVWALEAYGAAHTLQEILTYKSDDVVGRVKTYEAIVKGDPIPKPGVPESFRVLVKELQALGLDMKVLGANHQAIDLRDMDEDDEVVNVNALNKVAHEQAEKQTEAKQEASRAVGQDDNEQQDQ; from the coding sequence ATGGCCGGTAACGTTGTTAAGTACGGTAAACACAGAACCCGGCGTAGTTACGCCAGAATCAAGAAGGTTTTAGATTTACCAAACTTGATCGAGGTCCAAACGGATTCTTACAACTGGTTCCTAGACGAAGGACTCCGTGAGATGTTTAAAGACATCATGCCCATCGACGACTTTCAAGGAAAGTTATCGTTAGACTTCGTTGACTACCAATTATTAGAACCAAAGTACACGGTTGCAGAAGCACGGGCTCACGAAGTTAACTACTCCGCCCCTCTCCATGTAACCTTAAAATTAACTAATCACGAAACTGGTGAAATTAAGACCCAAGACGTCTTCTTCGGTGACTTACCATTGATGACAGATCAGGGAACTTTCATTATTAATGGTGCAGAACGAGTCATCGTTTCTCAATTAGTTCGTTCCCCAGGGGCTTACTACCACAAAGAATTAGATAAAAACGGTCGTGAATCATACAGCGCTACGGTCATTCCTAACCGGGGTGCTTGGATGGAATTTGCGACGGATGCCAAAAACATTTCTTACATCCGAATTGACCGGACGCGGAAATTACCAATTACGGAATTAGTGCGGGCCCTTGGGTTTGGATCTGATGACGAAATTACGGACATTTTTGGTTCCACTAGCGACACCTTGAACCTGACTTTGGAAAAAGACGTCCACAAGGATGCCAGTGATTCCCGGGTTGAAGAAGCTTTAAAGGACATTTACGAACGCTTGCGTCCGGGTGAACCAAAGACGGCAGAATCATCTCGGAACCTGCTAACGACGCGGTTCTTTGATCCAAAGCGTTACGACATGGCCCCCGTGGGTCGTTACAAGACCAACGAAAAGTTGAGCTTGAAGAACCGGTTGATGGGTGCTGCTTTAGCAGAAACGCTGGCTGATCCTGACACGGGGGAAATCATTGCCAACAAGGGCGACATCATAGAAAAGGAATTAATGAAGAAACTGGCTCCGTACTTGGAGCGGCAGGACTTTAAGGCCTACACTTTCAATCCTTCACCAGAAGCGGTGGTGACGGATCCAGTGACGGTTCAAATTATTAAGGTTTACTCCAACACGGATCCTGAAAAGGTGGTTCCGGTTGTGGGTAACGACAACATTAGCTTGGACTACAAGCACATTACTCCAGCCGATATGTTGGCTCAGGTTAACTACTTCTTTAACTTGCAAGAAGGTCTTGGCGCCGTCGATGACATCGATCACTTGAGTAACCGGCGGGTTCGTTCCGTGGGTGAATTACTCCAAAACCAATTCCGGATTGGATTATCCCGGATGGAACGAGTGGTTCGCGAACGGATGTCAATTCAAGACACCGCTACGGTTACGCCACAACAATTAATTAACATTCGTCCAGTCGTGGCTTCCGTCAAGGAATTCTTTGGTTCCTCACAACTGTCCCAGTTTATGGACCAAACTAACCCACTGGGAGAATTAACCCACAAACGGCGTTTATCAGCCTTAGGACCAGGTGGAATTACACGGGACCGGGCTGGTTACGAAGTGCGGGACGTTAACTATACCCACTACGGTCGAATTTGTCCGATTGAAACGCCCGAAGGTCCCAACATCGGGTTGATTAACTCGTTCTCTGGCTACGCGCGGGTGAACAAGTACGGCTTTATCGAATCACCATATCGTCGGGTCGATTGGACGACCCATAAGGTAACCGATAAGATTGATTACCTGACAGCCGGTGACGAAGATAAATACGTGATTGCTCAGGCCAACTCACCACTGAACCCCGATGGATCTTTCCGAGACGAACAAGTAATGGCGCGGGATAAGTCCGAATACGTGGAAGCTAATACTGTCGACGTGGACTACATGGACGTTTCACCAAAACAAGTGGTGTCTGTCGCAACTGCATGTATTCCGTTCTTGGAAAATGATGACTCGAACCGGGCCCTGATGGGATCAAACATGCAGCGGCAAGCGGTTCCTTTGTTAAATCCACACGCTCCATTAGTAGGAACAGGAATGGAATACAAGACCGCCCATGACTCTGGGGTGGCTAAGATTGCTAAGTACGCCGGAACGGTTGAATACGTTGATGCGCGTGAAATCAAGATTCGCCGTGACAACGGAACCCTCGATACGTACGAACTGACGAAGTTCATGCGGTCTAACAACGGAATGAACTATAACCAAACGCCAATCGTTAAGACTGGGGACCACGTGGATGCTGATGAAATCATCGCCGATGGTCCAGCCATGGAAAGTGGAGAACTAGCCTTGGGTCAAAACCCAACGGTGGCCTTCATGACTTGGCAAGGATACAACTTCGAAGATGCCATTGCCATTAGCGAAAAGCTGGTCAAAGAAGATGCCTACACTTCGATTCACATTGAAGAGTATGAATCAGAAACCCGGGACACGAAACTCGGACCAGAAGAAATGACCCGTGAAATTCCAAACGTCGGAGAGGACGCCTTAAAGGACCTCGATGAAAACGGGATTGTGCGGATTGGGGCCGAAGTGCATGACGGTGACATTCTGGTCGGAAAGGTTACTCCAAAGGGAATGACCGAACTGTCTTCAGAAGAACGACTCTTGCATGCTATCTTCGGGGAAAAATCACGGGAAGTTCGTGACACCTCCCTTCGGGTTCCTCATGGTGCCGACGGTGTAGTCCAAGACGTGAAGATCTTCTCTCGGGAAAACGGGGACGAACTACAACCAGGTGTGAACAAGATGGTTCGGGTTTACATCGCCCAGAAGCGGAAGTTGCAAGTCGGTGACAAGATGGCCGGTAAGCACGGAAATAAAGGAACGGTTTCCATCGTGGTTCCAGAAGAAGACATGCCATACATGCCAGATGGAACTCCAGTGGACATTCTTTTGAGCCCCATGGGTGTGCCTTCCCGGATGAACATTGGTCAGGTACTGGAAATGCACCTCGGAATGGCAGCCAAGAAACTGGGAATCCACGTTTCTTCACCTGTCTTTGATGGAGCTACCAGTGATGACGTGTGGGATGCCGTTCGCGAAGCCGGAATGGCTAAAGACGGAAAAACTATTCTGTACGATGGTCGGACCGGAGAACCATTTGATAAGCCAGTGGCCGTTGGGGTTATGGGTTATCTGAAGTTGAACCACATGTCAGAAGATAAGATTCACGCTCGTTCCATTGGACCATACTCCTTGGTTACGCAACAACCACTGGGTGGAAAAGCCCAATTCGGGGGTCAGCGATTCGGTGAAATGGAAGTTTGGGCTCTAGAAGCTTATGGAGCTGCCCACACCTTGCAAGAAATTTTAACTTACAAGTCTGATGACGTCGTTGGTCGGGTAAAGACCTACGAAGCCATCGTGAAGGGTGATCCCATTCCAAAGCCAGGCGTTCCAGAATCGTTCCGCGTGTTGGTCAAAGAACTACAAGCCCTAGGACTTGATATGAAGGTCTTAGGGGCTAACCACCAAGCCATTGACTTACGTGATATGGATGAAGATGACGAAGTGGTGAACGTGAACGCCTTAAACAAGGTTGCTCACGAGCAAGCTGAAAAACAAACTGAAGCAAAACAAGAAGCTAGTCGTGCTGTTGGTCAGGATGATAACGAGCAACAAGACCAGTAA